The segment CTAATACTTGATTTCTTGGAGCTGTGGGATATCTCATAGTTCTtccaaatttcttaaattttatcgaACTTATACCTCGAAAGAATGAAGTTGCACGAGCATTCATCTCGAAACAGATGCACAATTGTGAAATGGCTGATTCACAAATTTTTCGTTTTAGGTATCGGAGGAATACAAGTTAGTACCAGATACGCTCTATCTAACTGTATTTTTCATTGATTGGTATCTCTCCCAAAATTACATCGAGAGACAAAAGCTTCAACTGTTGGGTATCTCTTGCATGTTAATCGCCTCGTAAGTTTCTCAGATCTCGAGCATAGTCGTCTATGTACTTCATCCAAAAGTCTAATTGTGTTCTATGCCAAGTGATAACCCCCCTGCAGTACGCAACTATTGATGATATTAAGTGACAAAATTTGATGTCCTCATAACAAGTATCTTGCAAATACTATTTACTATGAGAACTCGAAAAAGCTCATCCAAAGATGAGCTGTACTATATTGATTTGAATATGAAGGAAGTAACACCAGTGGTCCTTGTGCCCTCCAGGAAGTATGAAGAAATTTGTGCCCCACGTGTTGAAGACTTTTGTTTCATCACTGACAGCACCTACACAAAAGAGGAGGTATTGAATATGGAAGGTCAAGTATTGAAGCATATGGGCTTTCAACTTTCTGCACCAACTGCAAAATCTTTCCTCaggtattttttgtttgtgatgAGCTGCACAAGCAATGCAGTGCATATATAACTGTGTATAAAGGCTCGGTGTTCTTATCCGtgcatgtttttttattttcaggaGATACGTTCGAGCTGCACAAACGACATATAAGGTAACAATTAGGTGGTCGTACCGTACTGCCTGATAGTTTTAGGAGCTTCCTTACTTATTGTCTTATACGCAAAGCTTATATTTCTCGACTTGCATTGGTATGCAGACCCCTAGTCTTGAACTCGAGTGCCTCGCCAACTATCTTGCCGAATTAACACTGGTTGACTACGGTTTCTTGAACTTTCTTCCCTCAGTTATAGCTGCATCAGCTGTATTTCTTTCGAAATGGACGTTGGATCAGTCGAGTCACCCATGGGTATGCATTTTCCCGTCGCttattcttttcattcatGTAGTTCTAAAATCCTTGCCAGACTTGTTaaattcattctctttctGACAGAATTCAACACTGGAATACTATACCTCATATAAAGCATCAGATCTGAAAAAAACTGTTCTTGCTTTACAAGATTTACAGTTGAACACCAATGGTTGTCCTCTTAGCTCGATTCGCGTCAAGTATCGACAAGAAAAGGTAAATGAGTACACACTATAATAAGTCCATAAGAAGCCATAATATGTTTGTTAACTTGGATTTGCTGTGTGTTTTCTCACGAACTGTCGTCTCGATAACAGTTCAAAGGCGTTGCAACTTTGTCTTCCCCGAAATTACTCGATACACTATTCTGAACCACGTGCTAGACGAAGGCCAACCATCCACAATTTGCCAACAGTTACCATATATACTTGATATAGAAGCTTGAGATACTCTTTCTTTGTGATTAACTCGACATGTTTAAAGCCTGAGGTCTAATGTTAATCCTTACCCTTTCCCATTaacattctttttctcttacattttttgttttttgaagcTTTTCTGTTTATAGTTTTGTGACTTTGGTCATGCTCCTCCCCAATTGATATCGTGGCGGGCGGAGATAGGCTGTTGAATATATACATTCACAGAAGGAAGCTTTGTCTGTAAGACCATGTAGAATTGCCACCcaagattttcttttatgtatttaCTGCTAATTTTGTTGACAAAGTTCTTAATGAATTCTATTACACACCAGACTTTGTCTCATTGTTTTGCTCCTTCTATGCTTAGTTTGTCAAGTTTTGGCACAAGTTTGGGCATTGTATTGACGTGGATATAATAAATTGATGATATGATGTTCTTTACACTTCAAATTGTTGCTCAGCTACTGATTTTTCTTGAGGAATATATATTGATTCTTGTATTGAgtgatattttgaaaatagaaagtaAAATCTACGTGGACATCATGTCCTGCCACCTCAGCAAGTTGAACCAAGACACTTGCTTTGACCAGATCGAGCCAATGAGATTATCTCCACCTAGCTTTGCCAGCTCTAGATGATGATGCTTCTTGGTTGGATATTCCATGATAGCTGCTGATTTATAGCTATAATAGCTCATTTACCACAAGTgagtagagatatatatggtagataacTAGGATAGATATATATTGTAGATCTAATACCAATATATATCTCCCGGTATGCTTTGAAGACGTTCTACATACTCTATATCCTCTAATCAATATAAATCTTTagcttcctttttttttgtttatctaAATCGAGTGTacattgttgtgcgatcctaacacatGACATTTGCTCACTTTGGAAGTACTAGCTTGACATCCACTTGGGGGTGAGATTGTCGTTTGGTCCAACTAAGAGTGTATATGAGGTTGAGTTGAGAAAATCTTTTGGTCCGACTAAGAGTGTATATAAGGTTGAgttgaaaaaatcttttagtCCAACTAAGTGTATATGAGGTTGAGTTGAGAATCTCTTTTGGACTGGTCTAACTTCTGTTAAATAGAGATCactctatttttttactcAAGTTTTCCAATATGGAATATGAATAACTTCAATCAATTATAcgagaaaatattatattattaaataaataaccgaTATTACGAAAGATAACCAACTTGGGAAATTATCAAAAGTTTtctatattattgaaacttaattatcaattaaatCCAAGATTTTCTTCATCATGAGAGTATTTtctgaaataattttaaattttgaactttaaaaaatgtttataatttaattatatatatataaaagaaggaaacacataaaagaactaaaagaataaatttaaaatccgTATACCAAAAAGAATCAGTANtcttttttttttttttttttttgtagaaatgttttaaaaaataaatggaaaaaatgagATGAATGGTCCATTCTGGGTTCCATGAATTTATCAAAGTGAGCGCAGAGATGGATCGATGCGAGGAGACAAGAGTAGCAGTACTCCTTGTCATCTCTCAGACACtgacaaagaaaaagagaaaaaaaggacgagagagatagagagagagaggttttcgtTTTTCAATTCGGGTCCATCGGCCAGCCAGAGCTGGTCTTTTTGTCTCTGCCGTCCAAGAAAATGgtatttataattcaatattatatttatttctcataattttatcaaattagcCACTAAAATTGGCCAAAATAACACCACAAAACAagggtttgttttgtttaatcaTAGCGTTCATCCGTTTTGGgggcttttttctttttctttaaccAAAGGGGTTCTTCATTTTACTCTGTTTATGGGGGTTTTTGTGCGTTGGAACGGTGGAAATGGAGTTTTCTTTACATGGGGTCCTCTAATTTAGAGAACCCATATGAAAATTTGAGCTAAGGGGATGAAATTTGGCAATATTCTGGCGTGCAAACGGACAAAGCCTGTGAGGTAGCGAGCAAGCCAGAGAAGTCAAAGCAACGCACAAAAGTTCACACTAGCGTGTATTAACCCACTCTCCAAAGTAGAATAAAAAGGAAGGAGATCAAAAAGTCTTTTGGCTTTATTTTGCCTTATCTTTGAAGAGAATCATATGTTATTATTACCATATTGGCGTCCTTCAAGGCGTGCCTATCCCGATATCCCGATACCTTCATATAAAAACACTCTTTCTCGCCCCCAAAATTGAGTTTGGGGCCTTTTGGGTTGGTGGGTCTTGCGGGAAAAGGGCTACGAATcatctatatttttatttcttcgaGTTTTGAAGGAAGTTTTGAGGGTGGGTTTTCGAGATCGGTGGGTAAAGTAGTGTAAGTTCAAAGTCAAGGAGTCTTTTGGTGGGGATTGAAGCTGTTGGGATTGGCGTGGGAGGAGAATAGGGAAATGGGTTCTTATGGAAGGCTTGCGAGAAGGGCATTGGAGACCGAGATGCCCATCATGGTTAAGGTATAATCAGACGCTCTCCCTATTTGGTGTGCGTTGCGTTGCTTCGTCTAAATGTGCGTGCCTGGTTATTTCTTGGTCAGGGTGATAGATTACTATTGAATAATCAATGGATGTTGAACTTTTTTGCAGATTCAAGAACTTGTCCGAGGAAGTACAAATGTTTTGTCCCTTGCCCAGGTTGGAGTTTCATTTCAATTACTTgttttttgatttgtttttgatGTTGGGGAAGCGAGGAAAATTGTCTATATTGGGTTTTCAATGCTGCCCTGGCTTGATGGTCTTGTATTTTTATATGGTCTTTTGGTGTTGATGGTCAAGTTCTGGCTGCTGTAGGGCGTGGTCTATTGGCAACCTCCAAAACAGGCATTGACGAAGGCTGCAGAACTTGTTTGGGAGCCTTCAGTCAGTCGCTATGGGGCTGATGAAGGTATCCCTGAGCTGAGAGAGGCGCTGACAAGAAAGGTAAGGCCTTAGATACAGTTACCTTGCTTACGAGCTCTGACCATTGCTATAGATATGGGGGTAGGTGAACGTAGGTTGCTTGTCTTTTCCTAGGCTACCATCGCATGTGACTCGGGATTTTTATCTTCATTTGCTTTACTCCTTCTATTGGGggaatgttgaggattgttgggagggaattccacattggtatgagaccttttggggaaaccaaatgtaaagtcacgagagcttatgctcaaagtggacaatatcttacCATTATGGAGGTTCGTGGTTCCTAATATAGCATGAGAGTctgttaatagaatcctcaaatgtcgaacaaagaagttgtgagcctcgaaggtgtagtaaaaaagtgactcagatgtcgaacaaagggtgtactttgttcgaaggctctaaagaaggagtcgagtcttgattaaggggaggctattcgagggctccataggcctcaggagaggctctaggttgtactttgttcgaggggaggattgttgaggattgttgggagggagtcccacgttgactaatttaaggaatgatcatgggtttataagtaaggaaaaCATCTCccttggtatgaggccttttggggataccaaaagcaaagccacgagagcttatgctcaaagtggacaatatcatacaattgtggaggttcgtggttCCTATCAGGGAAAGCCCGTCTTTGGATGTATGTCTTTGAATCCTTTCAAGGTATTGGAAGTTGATGCTACTAAAAGAGTGGATGCAAATTTTTTATGGCACCCTTATAAGATTATACCAATGAACTGAAATGCATAACATACATACAGAATTGTTAATTTCACATATCTCGTTCGTAATACGTTCGAGGTTATAATGTTACGGCCGCTGCTGGTACAGCCTTATAGTCTTAGAAAATTCTAGCCTTTTATAGCTCTGTATGTGACTGTATCCTACTTCGTATCTGTGAGTTTGCTACATGAAGTCATGTTTCTTTTATCTATTTTCCAGATGGTTTGCTTCAACAATTAGTAGTTCATATTTGTTTTCACCTTACTGGCTTTTGCTCTTCTCAACTCATCATATTGATTGGTTTCTGAAATGTTGCATGATTAACTTTTGTCTATTTTTCTTATCAATATCTTTCTTCGGTTGGAgtggggaacgaaacattctttataagtgtgtccctagtagacacattttaaaaaccttgaggggaaacccggaAGGGAAAGGTTAAAGAGGAATATCgactaacggtgggcttggattgttacaaatggtatcagagccagacaccgggtaatgtgctagcaaggaggttgaaccctgaaggggggtggacactaggcggtgtgctaacgaggacgctgggtcccgaagggggtagattgggggtcccacatcgattggagagggaatgagtgccttcgttgggccccgaaggggggtggattgtgagatcccacatcggttggagaggggaacaaaacattctttataagtgtgtggaaacctctccctagtagacgtgttttgaaaaccttgaggggtAGCCCAGAATggaaagcccaaggaggacaatatatgctagcggtgggtttgggctattacaaattgtatgaaagccagatatcgggcgatgtgccagtgagaacgctgggccccaaatgtgggtggattgggaggtcccacatcgagtggagaggggaacgagtgccagcgaggacgttgggccctgaaggggggtggattgtgagatcctatatcggttggagagaggaacgaagtattctttattagtgtatgaaaacctctccctagctgacgcgttttaaaaaccttgagggaaagtccaaaaaggacaacaTCTGcaagcggtgagcttgggctgttatgtTACATTCCGCTTGTGGGCTGTTATGTTACATTCAAGGAGTGTGCTTTCTCAGAAATTGGATTCTTGTTTGTAATATGGAACTTGCGAGCCATGTTATTACTAAATCCTTCTGTTTGTTTTGCAGTTGCATCAGGAAAATAAACTGTACAAGTCCTCTGTGATGGTTACAGCCGGTGCAAATCAGGTGATGATAGTGCATATCAAAATTGTTTGCTCTGCTTGTATATATTattacctttcttttttgaacACTTCCTTATGTTAAGTACTTTTAACCATTCTATTCCTTCCGTAAAACGTAACTCCGATTTTACTGCAGGCGTTCGTGAATCTCGTTCTTACATTGTGTGATGCTGGGGACTCTGTGGTTATGTTTGCTCCATATTACTTCAATGCTTACATGTCTTTCCAAATGACCGGCGTCACGAATATATTGGTCGGTCCTGGTGACCCGAAAACACTTTATCCAGATGCAGGTTAGTATTACTGGTTGATTACATATACATAGCCATGTTGCTTTATTCAAACGCTAAGCACTATGTCTTTAGCCCTTTGTATGTGACCCTTGCTTTTGTGGTGAGGGTTAACCAAGAACTCTCTAAGAACACAACTCTCTTACGCGCTTTCACCGAGTAAATATGTTTATTATCCACTTCGTACTGTCCGTGATGATCCTCTATGCGTTTAAGTTGCTCGTCATTAACCATAGAGGACGATACTACGCCAGAAGTTACTTCCTTCCATGGTTCGAATTGATTGTTGCATTTTGGTGACATGTGTTCATGTACTAGTTGTATTTCTGCCTGTGAATTGTGTATTATCGTCAAGGACGTTGCTTTTTCGTTGCTTTTAAAAGCGATGATTTGTCTGCTGTTCGACTCATAGCTTGTTATCGTAATTCGGTTTTCAGACTGGTTAGAAAAGACATTATCTGAAGCCAAACCGACCCCTAAACTCGTCACTGTCGTTAATCCCGGGAACCCATCTGGCACCTATATTCCGGAGCctcttctcaaggtttttgacTCTCTTGCCTCCCTGATACTCCTGCTATCAATATGTTTTCAGATGCTTTTGAGTTTCCTCTTTTATTGTTACCTGAATCaactttttgcttcttttttggGCACTTGTAGAGATTAGCAGAGCTTTGCCAAAAGGCTGGATCTTGGCTTGTTGTGGATAATACCTATGAGTAAGTTCATTAAGGTTTTGCAGTTCCTTTTAGTTTCATGATACAAACATTTTGCGTGCGTGTATATgaagtgtgagatctcatattggttggagagggaacgaatcattctttataagggtgtgaaaatctctccctaaaagacgtgttttaaaaccgtgaggtcgACGGctatacgtaatgggccaaagcggacaatatctattagcggtgcgcttgagttgttacaaatggtattagagctagacactgggaagtgtgccagcgaggacgctggcccccaagaggggtgaattgtgagatccctcatcggttggagaggggaacaaaacattctttatgtgggtgtggaaacctttccctaacagacgtgttttaaaactgtgaggtcgATGGCTATATGTAACGGgccgaagtggacaatatctgctagcggtgggcttggagctgttacaaatggtatcagagctagacactgggaggtgtgccagcgaggacgttggcccccaagaggagtgattatgagattccacatcggttggagaggggaacaaagcattccttatatgggtgtggaaaccttttccttacagacgtgttttaaaaccgtgagattgacggctatatgtaacgggccataGTGGACAAtttctgctagcggtgggcttgagttgttacaaatggtattagagctagacattgggaggtgtgccaacgaggacgctggcccccccaagaggggtggattgtgagatcccacatcggttggagaggggaacaaaacattccttatatggatgtggaaacctctccctaacagacgcgttttaaaactgtgagactgatgacgatatgtagtgggccaaaacggacaatatctactagcgatgatTGAGTATTATGTTTTGGATAGGAGGACTGATGGAAACCAACAAATCAAGATAGAATGAGTATTATGTTTGTGGTGGAACTTATTGAGGTGGATATCGTACGTTTCTCGAATGGAGGGTACTATCAGCACGTTCGTCGCCGTTTGAGGAGCAGATTCGTGATCGCCTTAAAACATAGAATGATAGTTTTTTGAGTTCTTGAAATTTGTTGTTGCAGGTACTTCATGTTCGATGGCTTAAAACACTCTTGTGTCGAAGGGAATCATATCGTCAATATATTCTCCTTTTCGAAAGCCTATGGAATGATGGGATGGAGAATTGGATACGTAAGTAACGTGCTCTCGGCTCATCGATCATTCTCGTATCTGTTTCTTGTTAATTTACGTCGTGTAGTCGTAACTAACGATTAAGATATGCAAGCAGATAGCATACCCTACAGAAGTTGAAGGGTTTGGAACCCAACTTCTAAAAGTTCAGGACAACATTCCCATCTGTGCTTCAATATTATCACAGCATCTTGCTCTAAACTCCCTGAAGTTAGGCCCAGAGTGGGTAACAGAGCAAGTAAAAGAGCTTGTCAAGTGCAGAGATATCATTCTACAAGCACTCACCCCTCTAGGACAAGGCGCTGTAAAAGGAGGGGAGGGTGCCATATACCTCTGGGCTAAGCTTCCCGACGAGTTCATCGACGATCATCAAGTCGTTCTTTGGCTCGCTCGACGACATGGGATTGTCGTGATCCCTGGTTCTGCTTGTGGGTCGCCGGGGAATGTCAGGATCTCGTTCGGAGGTTTGATGGAGGACGATTGCCGAGCTGCTGCTGAGAGGTTGAGGAAAGGCTTGGAAGAGTTGTGCAGTGCTGGAATGATACAGTGATGAGATGAAGACACCAAAGTTGATTACTTTCTGcatttgaataaatatttaaaaaaagaaaaaagaaaaaaagaattgtgtaataatatttattgaaatgtGACACAAAACTCCCATCACATTCTCATGActcttttgtttatataaaGTTGTCTGCCCCTCCattacttttcaattttaattttgattgggCCCATTCGGCCCAACTTTTTTAGCTTCAAAATTTAGTGGGCCCATTTCGGCCTaacttttttaagttcaaattttagtGGGCCCATTTTGGCCCATATATTTAAGTTCAAAATTGTGGGCGGGCCCTACGTTCGTAACGGTTCTAACAAACCTTTCCTAAAGGTAAAGCGAATAATAATGGACCATTCTTCCTTAAGAAGCCCAAGGTTGTTAATTTTGATTGGGCCCATTTCGGCCCAACTTTTTAGCTTCAAATTTTAGTGGGCCCATTTGGCCCAATATTTAAGTTCAAAATTTAGTGGGTGGGCCCTACGTTCGTAACGGTTCTAACAAACCTTTCCTAAAGATAAAGCGAATAATAATGGACCATTCTTCCTTGAGAAGCCCAAggttattttagtaattttatcttcttctctGATTTTTCATTCCTTGAAGACTGTGGAAGTTCGTACGTCTCTGTCATAGTTCGGTTCTTGGACTTTCTCAGTCCCTGaagctttctttcttctacATTTACTTGAGTAGAAGGATTTTTCGTTTGGAGGTTGCCAGTTAGAGAGAGAGCAAGCCACGGATTGAGAGAGAATGGGGAGCAATACATTGGTGGGCTTTCAAGACCATCTGAAATTAGCGAGGGAATACGCTCTTGAGGGGCTGTATGACACTTCGATAATCTTCTTTGATGGTGTTATAGCTCAGATCAACAAGTAATCTCTCTTCCACCATCTGCATTTTCCAATTTCATCTGTAATAACGAAACTGATTTTCGTTTGAGCTTGTTTTCGATCTTTTTGTTGCTTTGAATTCGGTGCATCTAGTCTGATTAGTCTGATTCTTACTGtatctgtttttttctctcatcttGCGAAGTTAGATTGATGCAATTTGACTGTTATCGGTTTGCTGCGAGTAATTTGAAAGAATGTTGCTgtaaaattagagaaaaatcCAGTGTTTTGTTATTATGCGAATGTGGAGGCGGTCATTACCATGGAGTATTGTTTTGAGCGTTAGAATGACGAGcgtatttatatatttataattttttaaaaggagaTATGGTATCgtttcttcttattttggGTAAtcgaaaaccctaaattgGAGAATGGTTATCGATTTCCTGCGTTGGGTtgttctaaattaatttatatttgttgttAACATTAGGGTGTAGCGGAAGAGAGGGCTTATCATCCTGGTTTTTGTAGTTCATTATGAGGATAGTTAAGTTTTGAACCAAATGTCTTGGTAAGGCCATAAATTGTGAAAGGAGTTTACATTTTGGGGTTGTTGGTTAATGATCATACAGTACCAGGTACAGCCACTGgtttagtttctattttcCGTGGATTTTCtatgaagaaaagagagaaaaaagaagtgaTGATTGATATTACTTCAGCGCAGGGGAGATCAATCTCTGCAGAATTCCTTCTACTGAAATCTTTGATGTTTTTAACTATGCTCTTCTTCAGTATGGTTCTCACTCAAGTTCACTGATTTATCGATTTTAGGCACCTTAGTTCAGTCGATGACCCTTTAATGCGTGCAAAATGGATGAATGTGAAAAAAGCCCTTTCTGAGGAGATAGAAGTTGTAAAGCAGTTAGATGCAGAGAGAAAGGCTTTTAAGGAAACACCCATGGGTCGGCGTGCAGCTTCTCCTCCAATTCATGCCAAATCATCATTTGTTTTTCAACCATTAGATGAGTACCCAACTTCTTCAGCTCCTCCGATGGATGATCCTGATGTATGGAGGCCTCCAAGTAGGGATTCTTCAAGTAGAAGACCTGCAAGGGCTGGTCAAGTTGGTATGAGGAAATCACCACAGGATGGGGCTTGGGCTCGTGGTTCCACCAGACCAAATACTACTACTCGTGGTGCGAAGGCTGGTGGTTCAAGTCGTGCCAACTCTGGTGTCCGTGCATCAACTACTGGAAAGAAGGGTGCTAGTACTACTGGTAAATCCAGCAAGTCAGATTCTACAGTAAGTTCTGTGAGCCCACATTTAATCTCAgttcttttttccttcatgATGAACTTGGATCATATGCATGTGCGCAAATCTTCTTTTGTTGCATGAGACTTATGATCCCCCTTCTTTTGAGTTCATTACTGTCGTGTTCTAATCTATAGGGGTTTTTAGTTAGGGGCATTTGCTTGTTTCCTATGCTTGAGAAATTCCATATCTTGGCAATGTTTCACTTTCTTGTCGTGTACACAAAAGTTATAGAGTTAAGCCTTTTTACTTGAtttgttttctcaaattttggaGATTCAGGGTCTGTTTAGGAGTTGTTTCCAAAACAATTTTCTGGTTTTcagaattaaatttcagagGAAACATGTTCAGATAACCATTTCTTATTTCATCGAtgacttttattattattattattatttttttttaagatgttAAAGACGTTG is part of the Cucurbita pepo subsp. pepo cultivar mu-cu-16 chromosome LG12, ASM280686v2, whole genome shotgun sequence genome and harbors:
- the LOC111807403 gene encoding aromatic aminotransferase ISS1; the encoded protein is MGSYGRLARRALETEMPIMVKIQELVRGSTNVLSLAQGVVYWQPPKQALTKAAELVWEPSVSRYGADEGIPELREALTRKLHQENKLYKSSVMVTAGANQAFVNLVLTLCDAGDSVVMFAPYYFNAYMSFQMTGVTNILVGPGDPKTLYPDADWLEKTLSEAKPTPKLVTVVNPGNPSGTYIPEPLLKRLAELCQKAGSWLVVDNTYEYFMFDGLKHSCVEGNHIVNIFSFSKAYGMMGWRIGYIAYPTEVEGFGTQLLKVQDNIPICASILSQHLALNSLKLGPEWVTEQVKELVKCRDIILQALTPLGQGAVKGGEGAIYLWAKLPDEFIDDHQVVLWLARRHGIVVIPGSACGSPGNVRISFGGLMEDDCRAAAERLRKGLEELCSAGMIQ